The region TTTTAAGTAATGATGAACTCGAAGCTGGCGTAGCCATGATTGATATTGGCGGAGGTACAACTGACCTGGCCGTTTACCGCGATAATTGCATTGTACATACTGCTGTAATTCCACTTGGCGGCTATTCCGTTACAAGCGACATTAAAGAAGGGTGTAAAATTGTATTGCGCTACGCAGAAAAACTCAAAAAAGAGTTTGGAAGAGCCCTGGTGAACAGCAGCGACAAAAATAAGGTGGTTAAAATTCCGGGAATAAATGGTATGCCGCACAAGGAGATCTCTTTTGTGCATTTGGCAGGCATCATTCAGGCAAGAATGGAAGAAATAATAGAACAGGTGATATATCATCTAGACTCCAACAACCTACGGGGCAGCCTGGGTGCAGGAATCGTTGTGACAGGCGGTGGGTCTATGCTTAAAACCCTCCCTCAGCTTATGTCGTACAAAACAGGGCAAATGGCCAGGGTTGGCAAACCAAGAGTTGCAGCCACCGGTGATTCAAGTGAAATAGTGCACGACCCAGCTCTTGCAACGGCAATTGGTCTTATTATGGAAGGACATGACGATTTGAACGGAAAAAACAAGAACAAAGAATCGAATAACCTGTTTGATTTTGAAACCCCTGTCGCTGAAGAAAAAACAGAAGAAACTGAAAACAAACAAGAGACCACACAGCAAAAAAATGGTAAGAATATAAAAAATAAAGTCAAAACGCTATTTGGCGATCTTTTTGATTTAGACGACACACAAATGTAGAACCTGAAACAGCTGGTTTATGAACGATGATAATTTGATGCAGTTTGATTTACCACAAAACCGATCATCCATTATAAAGGTAATTGGTGTTGGAGGAGGTGGAGGCAATGCCGTGAACTACATGTATGAGCAAGGAATTAACGAAGTAGATTTTGTGGTTTGTAATACCGATGCCCAGGATTTAGCCAAAAGCCCCATACCTGTAAAAGTACAATTGGGAGAATCGCTTACAGGCGGAAGGGGGGCCGGAAGCAAACCCGACAAAGGTCGCCAGGCTGCTATTGAGAGTTTGGAACAACTCAGCGAAATACTGGAATCCAATACAAAAATGGTTTTTATTACTGCCGGAATGGGTGGAGGAACAGGCACAGGAGCTGCTCCAGTAATAGCTGAAGAGGCCCAGAAAAAGGGCATTCTTACCATTGGAATTGTAACCATACCATTTCTCTTTGAAGGGAAACGACGCATCAATCAGGCTGTTGAAGGAATTGAGCGCATGAAAGAACATGTAGACTCATTACTCGTAATTAATAACGAAAAGTTGCGCGAG is a window of Salinivirga cyanobacteriivorans DNA encoding:
- the ftsA gene encoding cell division protein FtsA, producing MAQKNSIISAIDIGTTKIVAIIGRKTDSGKFEILGVGRHDSKGVRRGEVLNIEETVRSIQAAVDEAESNAGLKIKEVYVGIAGAHIRSQRTSGYIQLGSDEEEITEAHTNELMDQMYNTAVNMGEEIIHVLPQGYTVDDAVGVENPIGVAGKRLEGNFHVVIGKISAANNIKKCVTRVGLKVKKLVMEPLASSRAVLSNDELEAGVAMIDIGGGTTDLAVYRDNCIVHTAVIPLGGYSVTSDIKEGCKIVLRYAEKLKKEFGRALVNSSDKNKVVKIPGINGMPHKEISFVHLAGIIQARMEEIIEQVIYHLDSNNLRGSLGAGIVVTGGGSMLKTLPQLMSYKTGQMARVGKPRVAATGDSSEIVHDPALATAIGLIMEGHDDLNGKNKNKESNNLFDFETPVAEEKTEETENKQETTQQKNGKNIKNKVKTLFGDLFDLDDTQM